A window of the Nocardia sp. NBC_01329 genome harbors these coding sequences:
- a CDS encoding cold-shock protein codes for MASGKLVSFDGSRGFGFIRPEDGGPDVFVHVNDIGLGEDELRQGRVFEFDVAEGDRGPKAINLRSPRGQPVRSEPVADGTRLTADEHTRLVTELLLDASPALTAGEIVTIRQRLTDFAVEQGWIDG; via the coding sequence GTGGCCAGCGGGAAATTGGTGTCGTTCGACGGATCGCGGGGATTCGGTTTCATCCGCCCCGAGGACGGTGGACCCGACGTGTTCGTACACGTCAACGATATCGGCCTGGGCGAGGACGAACTCCGGCAGGGACGGGTGTTCGAATTCGATGTCGCCGAGGGCGATCGTGGCCCGAAGGCGATCAACCTCCGGTCGCCACGCGGCCAACCTGTCCGGTCCGAACCGGTGGCGGACGGTACCCGGTTGACGGCCGACGAACACACGCGGCTGGTCACCGAACTACTTCTCGACGCCTCCCCGGCGCTGACGGCCGGGGAGATCGTCACCATCCGGCAGCGGCTCACCGATTTCGCGGTCGAACAGGGCTGGATCGACGGCTGA
- a CDS encoding ATP-dependent DNA ligase gives MDLPVMPPVRPMLAKSAPDIPPGPGLSYEPKWDGFRCVVFRDGDSVELGSRNDRPLTRYFPEVAALLRAALPDRCVVDGEIVLVTEHGLDFDVLQQRLHPAASRVAKLAAETPASFVAFDLLALGDRDLTGAPFRERRRLLETILDTEPGRVHLTPLTGDPAVARDWFTRFEGAGFDGVMVKADDQPYQQNKRVMLKVKHERTADCVVAGFRWHKDGQGVGSLLLGLFDDEGRLHHVGVASSFTAARRAELVGELAPLRENALTNHPWREWADAAAQAESGGSMPGGVSRWSGGKDLSWEPLRAELVAEVRYEHLQSGRFRHGGRLVRFRADRTPESCTYAQLDEAAPAELHEIFGASVAK, from the coding sequence GTGGATCTACCGGTGATGCCGCCTGTCCGGCCCATGCTGGCCAAATCCGCGCCCGATATTCCGCCGGGCCCGGGTCTGAGTTATGAGCCCAAATGGGACGGATTCCGCTGCGTGGTATTCCGCGACGGTGACTCGGTGGAACTGGGTTCCCGCAACGATCGGCCGCTCACCCGGTATTTCCCCGAGGTCGCCGCACTGCTGCGCGCCGCGCTGCCGGACCGGTGTGTCGTGGACGGAGAGATCGTGCTGGTCACCGAGCACGGGCTCGATTTCGACGTCCTACAGCAACGCCTGCACCCGGCGGCATCACGAGTGGCCAAGCTCGCCGCGGAGACTCCGGCGAGTTTCGTGGCTTTCGACCTGCTGGCGCTCGGTGACCGGGATCTGACCGGCGCACCGTTTCGCGAACGCCGGCGGCTGCTCGAAACCATCCTGGACACCGAACCCGGCCGAGTGCATCTCACCCCACTCACCGGCGATCCGGCGGTGGCCCGGGATTGGTTCACCCGGTTCGAGGGCGCCGGTTTCGACGGTGTGATGGTCAAGGCCGACGACCAGCCGTATCAGCAGAACAAGCGGGTGATGCTCAAGGTCAAGCACGAGCGGACAGCCGACTGTGTGGTGGCGGGTTTCCGCTGGCACAAGGACGGGCAGGGGGTCGGTTCCCTACTGCTGGGGCTCTTCGACGACGAGGGCCGATTGCACCATGTGGGGGTGGCGAGCAGTTTCACCGCCGCGCGGCGCGCCGAGCTGGTCGGCGAACTCGCTCCCCTCCGAGAGAACGCGCTGACGAACCATCCGTGGCGGGAATGGGCCGATGCCGCGGCGCAGGCCGAATCGGGAGGCTCCATGCCCGGCGGGGTGAGCCGCTGGAGCGGCGGCAAGGACCTTTCCTGGGAACCGCTGCGGGCGGAACTGGTCGCTGAGGTGCGGTACGAGCATCTACAATCCGGGCGCTTCCGGCACGGCGGACGGCTGGTCCGGTTCCGTGCCGACCGCACGCCCGAATCGTGCACCTACGCCCAGCTGGATGAAGCCGCGCCCGCCGAACTGCACGAGATCTTCGGTGCCTCGGTGGCGAAATGA
- the ligD gene encoding non-homologous end-joining DNA ligase, translating to MSETMEIEAAGRVLTISNPSKVYFSRRGETKLDLVRYYESVAEPFFRVNGGRPLLLERYPDGASGKSWFQKRVPKSAPDWLHTVEVSTPNGTTSDALVAHDLAHVLWAVNQGCLGFHVWPNTVPDLRIADQLRIDLDPSPGIGFDELRTAAIRTRELCAELGIETWVKTSGSRGLHLYIALEPRWDGYEVRAAAVALARELERRYPDDITAHWWKEERGSRVFVDYNQNAPHKTVFGAWCVRPKVGAQVSTPVPWDELDSVVPEELTIRTVPARLAEYGDPWEARPPQSIEPLLRMSERDLTSGLMDAPWPPQYPKMPNEPPRVQPSRARKPATDG from the coding sequence ATGAGCGAAACCATGGAAATCGAAGCCGCCGGCCGGGTGCTCACCATCAGCAACCCGTCGAAGGTGTATTTCTCTCGGCGCGGTGAGACCAAACTCGACCTGGTGCGCTACTACGAGAGCGTCGCCGAGCCGTTCTTCCGGGTCAACGGTGGGCGGCCGCTGCTGCTGGAGCGCTACCCCGACGGCGCGTCGGGCAAATCGTGGTTCCAGAAGCGGGTGCCGAAATCCGCTCCGGACTGGTTGCACACGGTGGAGGTCTCCACTCCCAACGGGACGACCAGTGATGCACTGGTGGCACACGATCTGGCCCATGTGCTGTGGGCCGTGAATCAGGGCTGTCTCGGATTCCACGTCTGGCCCAATACGGTGCCCGATCTGCGGATCGCCGATCAGTTGCGGATCGACCTCGATCCTTCGCCGGGCATCGGTTTCGACGAGCTGCGCACCGCCGCGATACGAACCCGGGAACTATGCGCCGAACTCGGTATCGAAACGTGGGTCAAGACCTCCGGATCGCGCGGCCTGCATCTCTATATCGCGCTCGAGCCCCGCTGGGACGGATACGAGGTCCGCGCCGCGGCCGTGGCACTGGCCCGCGAACTGGAACGCCGGTATCCGGACGACATCACCGCGCACTGGTGGAAAGAGGAGCGCGGCAGCCGGGTTTTCGTCGACTACAACCAGAACGCTCCGCACAAGACCGTTTTCGGTGCTTGGTGTGTGCGTCCGAAGGTCGGCGCGCAGGTGTCTACACCGGTGCCCTGGGATGAGCTGGATTCCGTTGTCCCCGAGGAACTCACGATCAGGACGGTGCCCGCCCGCCTCGCCGAATACGGTGACCCCTGGGAGGCCCGTCCACCACAGAGCATCGAACCGCTGCTGCGGATGTCCGAACGCGATCTCACATCCGGACTCATGGACGCGCCGTGGCCGCCGCAGTACCCGAAGATGCCCAACGAACCACCGCGGGTGCAGCCCAGCCGCGCCCGCAAACCCGCTACGGACGGCTGA
- a CDS encoding TetR/AcrR family transcriptional regulator, translating into MTELPRRRRLEPDERRAQILAQAIEMFGERPYAAVSTAELAQRAGVARGLINHYFGNKRDLYLAVVRRMVTLPRADQLAVPTGSTRERVEASVRWLLDTISEHGSTWVKVTSHEGVGDDPEVQQILDAADDAAAQRLLVMIGLADGEASEEPRRAMVRAYGGLVKVAGREWLTRGTMTREQVHALLVDMLSTLVTESLPRVHCRN; encoded by the coding sequence CTGACCGAGCTGCCCCGGCGACGCCGGCTCGAACCGGACGAGCGCCGGGCCCAGATCTTGGCCCAGGCGATCGAAATGTTCGGTGAGCGGCCGTACGCTGCGGTGTCCACGGCCGAACTGGCACAACGCGCCGGAGTCGCCCGCGGCCTGATCAACCACTATTTCGGCAATAAACGCGACCTCTACCTCGCGGTGGTCCGCCGGATGGTCACCTTGCCGCGCGCCGACCAACTCGCGGTGCCCACCGGCAGCACCCGGGAACGGGTCGAGGCCAGTGTGCGCTGGCTGCTCGACACCATCTCCGAACACGGCAGCACCTGGGTGAAGGTGACCAGTCACGAGGGCGTCGGGGACGACCCGGAGGTGCAGCAGATCCTGGACGCGGCCGACGACGCCGCCGCGCAGCGACTGCTGGTCATGATCGGCCTGGCCGACGGCGAGGCATCGGAAGAACCTCGCCGGGCGATGGTCCGCGCCTACGGCGGTCTGGTGAAGGTCGCCGGCCGGGAATGGCTGACCCGCGGCACGATGACCCGGGAACAGGTGCACGCGCTGCTGGTCGACATGCTGAGCACCCTGGTCACCGAATCGCTACCCCGGGTGCACTGCCGGAACTGA
- a CDS encoding acyl-CoA dehydrogenase family protein, translated as MARPAWSDDEVEAVRELARNYFEKEVVPHEEKFVEQGHPDKALYRRAGELGLLCPAVSEEYGGGGGTFAHEAAIIEEQVRAGDGALGIPVHSSIIAPYLAEFGSDELKKRILPEASSGEMVLSIGMTEPGTGSDLQAIKTRAVREGDEYVITGSKIFISNGWLCDGIIIAAKTDPEQGAAGVSLIFAEVDDNTPGFTRGRILSKIGGKGQDTAELFFDGLRVPVTNLLGGAEGQGFYQMMQLLAQERLVTAIMAVTMMERAVELTVEYTKGREAFGKPLFAMQNTKFELAECATIARTNRVFLDDCITRHLRGELDIQSAAMSKYWSTDQLGIVVDRCLQLFGGYGYMTEYPISQLYTGARVLRILAGSNEVMKDLIARGL; from the coding sequence ATGGCACGCCCCGCATGGAGCGACGACGAGGTCGAGGCGGTTCGGGAACTCGCGCGCAACTACTTCGAGAAGGAAGTGGTACCGCACGAGGAGAAGTTCGTCGAACAGGGTCATCCGGACAAGGCGCTCTACCGGCGTGCCGGTGAACTCGGCCTGCTCTGCCCCGCGGTCTCCGAGGAGTACGGCGGCGGAGGCGGCACCTTCGCCCATGAGGCCGCGATCATCGAAGAGCAGGTACGTGCCGGTGACGGTGCCCTCGGTATCCCGGTCCACAGTTCGATCATCGCGCCGTACCTGGCCGAATTCGGTTCCGATGAGCTGAAGAAGCGAATTCTGCCCGAGGCGAGCAGCGGTGAGATGGTGTTGTCCATCGGAATGACCGAGCCCGGCACCGGGTCGGATCTGCAGGCGATCAAGACCCGCGCGGTGCGCGAGGGCGACGAGTACGTGATCACCGGCTCGAAGATCTTCATCTCCAACGGTTGGCTCTGCGACGGCATCATCATCGCCGCGAAGACCGACCCGGAGCAGGGGGCGGCCGGGGTCTCGCTGATCTTCGCCGAGGTCGACGACAACACCCCTGGTTTCACCCGCGGCCGGATCCTGTCCAAGATCGGCGGGAAGGGTCAGGACACCGCCGAACTGTTCTTCGACGGACTGCGGGTGCCCGTCACGAACCTGCTGGGCGGCGCCGAGGGCCAGGGCTTCTACCAGATGATGCAACTACTGGCCCAGGAGCGTCTGGTCACCGCCATCATGGCGGTGACGATGATGGAACGCGCGGTCGAGCTGACCGTCGAGTACACCAAGGGCCGCGAAGCCTTCGGTAAACCGCTCTTCGCCATGCAGAACACGAAGTTCGAACTGGCCGAATGCGCGACCATCGCCCGGACCAATCGCGTATTCCTCGACGACTGCATCACCCGCCACCTGCGCGGGGAACTCGACATCCAATCGGCCGCCATGTCGAAGTACTGGTCTACTGATCAGCTCGGTATCGTCGTGGACCGCTGCCTGCAACTGTTCGGCGGCTACGGTTATATGACCGAGTATCCGATCTCCCAGCTGTACACGGGTGCCCGGGTGCTTCGCATCCTCGCCGGCAGCAACGAGGTGATGAAGGATCTCATCGCTCGTGGGCTCTGA
- a CDS encoding SDR family NAD(P)-dependent oxidoreductase, with product MAEPSIDPTDLATCLRVLDQAGQLDPGHPDSTTVQRAVGRMFKELKRQRRISARQAVLDADRAVVAATATGSPNRIDDETAGIPISSTSAGGSAGTLLRPRGCYICKEKYTRVDAFYHQLCPDCAATSHQRRDARTDLSGRRALLTGGRAKIGMYIALRLLRDGAHTTITTRFPNDAIRRFAAQPDSADWLHRLRIVGIDLRDPAQVVALADDVAAQGPLDILINNAAQTVRRSPGAYSALAGAEDGPLPAGQLPEKVTFGQTTRAHPTALTASLTPTLSGAEVAELALVAGSATPERIARGVAIDAGGLVPDLAHTNSWVHTVGEVDPTELLEVQLCNSVAPFILVSRLRPTLAAAAARRKYVVNVSAMEGQFSRGYKGPGHPHTNMAKAALNMLTRTSANEMYGSDNILMTAVDTGWITDERPHYTKVRLADEGFHAPLDLVDGAARVYDPIVRGEAGEDLYGCFLKDYRPSPW from the coding sequence ATGGCCGAGCCCAGTATCGACCCGACCGATCTAGCCACATGTTTGCGCGTTCTCGACCAGGCAGGACAGCTGGACCCCGGCCATCCGGATTCGACCACCGTGCAGCGCGCTGTCGGCCGGATGTTCAAGGAACTCAAACGACAGCGCCGCATCTCCGCCCGGCAGGCGGTCCTCGACGCCGACCGCGCGGTAGTGGCCGCTACGGCCACCGGTTCACCCAACCGGATCGACGACGAGACCGCGGGAATCCCGATCAGTTCCACCTCCGCCGGTGGATCCGCCGGGACACTGCTGCGGCCACGCGGCTGCTATATCTGCAAAGAGAAGTACACCCGGGTCGATGCCTTCTACCACCAGCTGTGCCCGGACTGTGCGGCCACCAGCCATCAGCGGCGCGACGCGCGCACCGATCTGTCCGGCCGACGCGCGCTGCTCACCGGCGGGCGCGCCAAGATCGGCATGTACATCGCGCTACGGCTACTGCGTGATGGTGCGCATACGACCATCACCACCCGGTTCCCCAACGATGCGATCCGAAGGTTCGCCGCCCAGCCCGACAGCGCCGACTGGTTGCACCGGCTCCGCATCGTCGGGATCGACCTGCGTGATCCCGCCCAGGTCGTGGCGCTGGCCGATGACGTCGCGGCGCAGGGTCCGCTGGACATCCTCATCAACAATGCCGCGCAGACCGTACGCCGCTCCCCCGGCGCCTACAGTGCCCTGGCCGGCGCCGAGGACGGCCCGCTCCCAGCCGGGCAGTTGCCGGAGAAGGTGACCTTCGGCCAGACGACCCGCGCTCATCCCACCGCACTCACCGCCTCGCTCACACCGACCCTTTCCGGTGCGGAGGTGGCCGAACTGGCGCTGGTGGCGGGGTCGGCGACCCCCGAACGGATCGCGCGCGGAGTCGCGATCGATGCCGGCGGCCTGGTCCCCGACCTCGCCCACACCAACAGCTGGGTACACACCGTGGGCGAGGTCGACCCGACCGAACTGCTGGAAGTCCAACTGTGCAATTCGGTCGCGCCGTTCATCCTGGTCTCCCGGCTGCGTCCCACGCTGGCCGCGGCAGCCGCGCGCCGGAAGTACGTGGTGAACGTTTCGGCGATGGAAGGGCAGTTCTCCCGCGGCTACAAGGGACCGGGACACCCGCACACCAATATGGCCAAGGCGGCGCTGAACATGCTCACCCGCACCAGCGCGAACGAGATGTACGGCAGTGACAACATTCTCATGACCGCCGTGGACACCGGCTGGATCACCGACGAGCGCCCGCACTACACCAAGGTCCGGCTCGCCGACGAGGGATTCCACGCACCGCTGGACCTGGTCGACGGTGCGGCGCGGGTCTACGACCCGATCGTTCGCGGTGAAGCGGGCGAAGACCTCTACGGCTGCTTCCTGAAGGACTATCGGCCGTCCCCGTGGTGA
- a CDS encoding DUF2784 domain-containing protein, with protein sequence MWYRLAADLIAILHLLFIGYVVAGGFLAWRFPRTVWAHAAAVAWGFGTILVGYDCPLTYAENWARQRAGVAGLPPEGFIDHYLTGVIYPENMLTGVQVLVAACVLVSWAGLWWRARHPQGPTARIAG encoded by the coding sequence GTGTGGTATCGGCTGGCCGCGGATCTGATCGCCATCCTGCATCTGCTGTTCATCGGCTATGTGGTGGCGGGTGGCTTCCTGGCTTGGCGCTTCCCGCGCACCGTCTGGGCGCACGCGGCAGCAGTCGCCTGGGGATTCGGTACGATCCTGGTCGGCTACGACTGCCCGCTCACCTATGCGGAGAACTGGGCTCGGCAGCGCGCCGGAGTGGCGGGCCTGCCGCCGGAAGGTTTTATCGACCACTACCTGACCGGGGTGATCTATCCCGAGAACATGCTCACCGGAGTACAGGTGCTGGTGGCTGCCTGTGTACTGGTGTCATGGGCGGGTCTGTGGTGGCGTGCCCGGCATCCGCAGGGCCCGACCGCGCGGATCGCCGGTTGA
- a CDS encoding transglycosylase SLT domain-containing protein produces MAVGKDWTLRRPLNAPLLNPYVDYAEKVLKELQNSLGDRGANTLTAEQLAKNAGELPGDGDLAEKFQLKDQQIAAYKEDWNTLDNQIAALAALAADDANGASGTFEDLRDAVIDIVDSVPDNPTTRQQLDAVVAIDITVGATIGKLQSTHNELENKSLQVPQDSSGSKSGGVPASSLLGGSNSPSSSASSDSDDDSPGEEVTGTSGRPTKMPTGDLAEWIDQAIEVLRENGYDVKDSDAAIIATMIEKESSGNPNAINLWDSNAEAGTPSKGLMQTIDPTFDAHALPGHGDIWNPVDNICAGAAYAIDRYGSLSDVPGIVNMSQGAGYVGY; encoded by the coding sequence ATGGCCGTCGGGAAGGACTGGACGCTCCGGCGCCCCCTGAACGCTCCCCTTCTGAACCCGTATGTGGACTACGCCGAAAAGGTTCTCAAAGAACTACAGAACAGTCTCGGCGATCGCGGCGCGAACACACTCACAGCCGAACAACTCGCGAAAAACGCGGGGGAGCTGCCCGGCGACGGCGATCTGGCGGAGAAGTTCCAGCTGAAGGATCAGCAGATCGCGGCCTACAAGGAGGATTGGAACACACTCGACAACCAGATCGCCGCGCTGGCCGCGCTGGCCGCCGACGACGCCAACGGTGCGTCCGGGACATTCGAGGACTTGCGGGATGCGGTCATCGATATCGTCGACAGCGTTCCGGACAATCCCACCACCCGCCAGCAGTTGGACGCTGTCGTGGCGATTGATATCACGGTCGGCGCCACGATCGGCAAGCTGCAGTCCACGCACAACGAGCTGGAGAACAAGTCCTTGCAAGTGCCGCAGGACTCGTCCGGTAGCAAGAGCGGTGGCGTTCCTGCCAGTTCGTTGCTGGGCGGCAGTAATTCTCCCTCGTCTTCCGCTTCCTCCGATAGTGACGACGACAGTCCAGGCGAGGAGGTCACCGGCACCTCCGGCCGACCCACGAAGATGCCCACCGGTGATCTGGCAGAGTGGATCGATCAGGCAATCGAGGTGCTGCGCGAGAACGGGTACGACGTCAAGGACTCCGACGCCGCGATCATCGCGACCATGATCGAGAAGGAATCCAGCGGTAATCCCAACGCCATCAACCTATGGGACAGCAACGCGGAAGCGGGGACTCCGTCGAAGGGGCTCATGCAGACGATCGACCCGACCTTCGACGCGCACGCCCTGCCCGGGCACGGCGATATCTGGAATCCGGTCGACAATATCTGCGCAGGTGCCGCCTACGCGATCGACCGATACGGTTCGCTGAGCGATGTGCCCGGCATCGTCAATATGTCCCAGGGGGCCGGCTACGTCGGGTACTGA
- a CDS encoding acyl-CoA dehydrogenase produces MRTVPVALTADQVALAETVTGFAGRRAGREYTRKNAERLKEGVRPEFWPELVALGLAGVHLPEDVGGQGGTLDELAVVIAESGRALLPGPLLPTVVASTVLAGAAGTESVDALLRKFAAGTTGAVIPPEHAITVDGPAGDDPRLTGETGLVLGAASAELFVVAAADGADTRWFVVDRAAAGIEVEVKDGADLGRDIGVVRFTSVSGGVPVALDTERSAAVAVALSAVEAAGVIRWCSETATGYVKSRTQFGRPIGAFQAVQHRTAQLLITGELAAAAAWDAIRGLDDDARQRTHAVAGAALTSLGRAVHAAVECLGLHGAIGFTWEHDLHLYWRRAISLAALTGPVQSWELRLGAAALHGPRDFAVPLPEEDSSFREWVSEILDRAADLDNQGPSKIGDTDSVNPGPRRTLLADSGLVSPPMAKPYGIEAGPLEQLILRDEYDRHGIAQPSMGIGQWVVPIVLHRGTPAQLARLAAPALRGEEIWCQLFSEPEAGSDVASLSLRAVRVDGGWELNGQKIWTTLAHRSDWGLLLGRTDPDAGRHQGLTMFLVDMHGSGVTVRPITQASGDAEFNEVFFDNAFVPDSMILGEPGQGWTLTLETLAQERLFIGGVRDPGHNKRIKEIIEREEYAGGRDDAVRALGRISARGAAISAMNLRETIRRLDGQPVGPATSIAKAAASMLHTDAAAEALNLIGSAGALGEAVSEPVHHELDIPTWIIGGGTLEIQLNTIATLVLGLPRK; encoded by the coding sequence ATGAGAACCGTGCCTGTTGCGCTGACCGCCGACCAGGTGGCACTGGCCGAAACCGTGACCGGATTCGCCGGCCGTCGGGCCGGCCGGGAGTACACCCGCAAGAACGCCGAGCGCCTGAAAGAGGGTGTGCGGCCGGAATTCTGGCCCGAACTCGTGGCCCTCGGTCTCGCGGGCGTGCACCTACCCGAGGATGTCGGGGGCCAGGGGGGAACACTGGACGAACTGGCGGTGGTGATCGCCGAATCCGGGCGGGCGTTGCTTCCGGGTCCGCTACTGCCCACCGTGGTGGCGAGTACGGTCCTCGCGGGGGCGGCGGGCACCGAGTCCGTCGACGCCCTGCTGCGGAAATTCGCCGCGGGAACGACCGGTGCGGTGATCCCGCCGGAACATGCGATCACAGTGGACGGGCCCGCCGGCGACGACCCGCGGCTCACCGGCGAGACCGGTCTCGTGCTCGGCGCGGCCTCGGCCGAACTGTTCGTGGTGGCCGCGGCGGACGGCGCGGACACCCGGTGGTTCGTCGTCGATCGCGCTGCCGCCGGCATCGAGGTCGAGGTGAAGGACGGAGCCGACCTCGGCCGTGATATCGGCGTGGTGCGGTTCACGTCGGTATCCGGTGGGGTACCGGTGGCGCTCGATACCGAACGGTCCGCTGCGGTGGCCGTGGCGCTTTCGGCGGTCGAGGCCGCCGGGGTGATCCGCTGGTGTTCGGAAACCGCGACCGGCTATGTCAAATCGCGCACCCAGTTCGGCCGGCCCATCGGCGCTTTCCAAGCGGTGCAGCACCGTACCGCGCAACTGCTGATCACCGGCGAACTCGCCGCGGCGGCGGCCTGGGACGCGATCCGCGGTCTGGACGACGACGCGCGGCAGCGCACCCACGCGGTCGCGGGTGCGGCTCTGACGTCGCTCGGGAGAGCGGTACACGCGGCAGTGGAATGTCTGGGCCTGCACGGCGCCATCGGGTTCACCTGGGAACACGATCTCCACCTCTACTGGCGGCGGGCCATCTCGCTGGCCGCGCTCACCGGACCGGTGCAGTCGTGGGAACTGCGGCTCGGCGCGGCGGCCCTGCACGGCCCGCGCGACTTCGCCGTACCGCTGCCGGAAGAGGATTCGTCCTTCCGGGAGTGGGTTTCGGAGATCCTCGACCGGGCCGCCGACCTGGACAACCAGGGGCCCTCGAAGATCGGCGATACCGATTCGGTCAATCCCGGCCCACGCCGGACTCTGCTGGCGGACAGCGGTCTGGTATCGCCGCCGATGGCGAAGCCCTACGGTATCGAGGCCGGACCGCTCGAACAGTTGATCCTGCGGGACGAGTACGACCGCCACGGAATCGCCCAGCCCTCCATGGGAATCGGGCAGTGGGTGGTGCCGATCGTGCTGCACCGCGGTACGCCCGCACAACTCGCCAGGCTGGCGGCCCCCGCGCTGCGCGGTGAAGAGATCTGGTGCCAGCTGTTCAGCGAACCGGAAGCCGGGTCCGATGTCGCCTCGCTGAGCTTGCGGGCCGTCCGGGTCGACGGTGGCTGGGAGCTGAACGGGCAGAAGATCTGGACCACCCTCGCGCATCGCTCCGATTGGGGGCTACTGCTGGGCCGTACCGATCCCGATGCCGGACGGCACCAGGGACTCACCATGTTCCTGGTCGATATGCACGGTAGCGGTGTGACGGTCCGGCCGATCACCCAGGCCAGCGGCGACGCCGAGTTCAACGAGGTCTTCTTCGACAACGCCTTCGTTCCCGACTCGATGATCCTGGGCGAACCGGGTCAGGGCTGGACGCTGACCTTGGAAACACTGGCGCAGGAGCGGCTGTTCATCGGCGGTGTCCGGGATCCCGGACACAACAAACGGATCAAGGAGATCATCGAGCGCGAAGAGTACGCGGGCGGCCGGGACGACGCGGTCCGGGCCCTCGGCCGCATCAGTGCCCGCGGCGCGGCCATTTCGGCGATGAATCTGCGCGAGACGATCCGGCGCCTGGACGGTCAGCCGGTGGGCCCGGCCACCAGCATCGCCAAGGCGGCGGCCTCCATGCTGCACACCGACGCTGCGGCCGAGGCCCTCAACCTCATCGGGTCGGCCGGCGCGCTGGGCGAAGCCGTCTCCGAACCGGTGCACCACGAACTCGATATCCCGACGTGGATCATCGGTGGTGGAACCCTGGAGATCCAGCTCAACACCATCGCGACCCTGGTACTCGGACTACCGCGGAAGTAG
- a CDS encoding SRPBCC family protein, with protein MVRISRTTQVSDDIVVDIDPEAAYDAVTDLTQMGRWSPENTGAVVPEPGRPAYPGMEFVGANRRGPMRWHTGCTVVVAERPNRFVFEVRRWGVWKPLLPVAVATWEYRFEEVPAGTRITETWFDDRAGWPDTPALWFDRIATGKRGFAEFQKSNIRRTLERMKVELEAERGV; from the coding sequence GTGGTGAGAATTTCCCGGACCACCCAGGTGTCCGACGATATTGTGGTGGACATCGACCCGGAGGCCGCCTACGACGCGGTCACCGATCTGACGCAGATGGGCCGGTGGAGTCCGGAGAACACCGGGGCCGTCGTCCCGGAACCGGGCCGGCCCGCGTATCCCGGCATGGAGTTCGTGGGCGCCAATCGGCGCGGTCCCATGCGCTGGCACACCGGGTGCACGGTGGTGGTGGCCGAGCGGCCGAATCGTTTTGTTTTCGAGGTCCGCCGCTGGGGTGTGTGGAAACCGTTGCTGCCGGTGGCCGTCGCTACGTGGGAGTACCGCTTCGAAGAGGTGCCCGCGGGTACACGTATCACCGAGACATGGTTCGACGATCGCGCCGGGTGGCCGGATACGCCCGCGCTGTGGTTCGACCGGATCGCCACCGGCAAGCGGGGCTTCGCCGAATTCCAGAAGAGCAATATTCGGCGGACCCTGGAGCGGATGAAGGTCGAACTCGAGGCGGAGCGGGGGGTCTGA
- a CDS encoding TetR/AcrR family transcriptional regulator, protein MVRSYDEVDERILDATLGRILQVGIRRSSLDDIARRAGVTRVTIYRRFSGKDDLIEAALLREIGRVLGEATTIATTTSGVDAQIEETVLYILRLTRSHPLVTQLLAVAPEEALGFYTVRGEEMVSQGIECITAVLETGQEQGVLQRYEARPVAEMIARMAHSLLLTPAAGVDFGDEAAARAFIRTAIVPLMKYGFGPGRGGASLGTTSGNGRVGTGS, encoded by the coding sequence ATGGTCCGCAGCTACGACGAAGTCGACGAACGGATCCTCGACGCCACCCTGGGGCGGATCCTGCAAGTCGGTATCCGGCGCAGCAGCCTCGACGATATCGCCCGCCGGGCCGGGGTGACCCGGGTGACGATCTATCGCCGGTTCTCGGGCAAAGACGATCTGATCGAAGCGGCTCTTCTACGCGAGATCGGCCGGGTGCTCGGCGAGGCCACCACGATCGCCACCACCACCTCGGGTGTCGATGCGCAGATCGAGGAGACAGTGCTCTACATCCTGCGGCTGACCCGGTCCCATCCGCTGGTCACTCAATTGCTCGCGGTGGCACCGGAGGAAGCGCTCGGTTTCTATACGGTGCGCGGCGAGGAGATGGTGTCGCAGGGAATCGAGTGCATCACGGCAGTCCTGGAAACCGGTCAGGAGCAAGGGGTGCTGCAACGTTATGAGGCGCGGCCGGTGGCGGAAATGATCGCCCGGATGGCGCATTCGCTGCTGCTGACACCGGCCGCCGGGGTGGATTTCGGTGATGAGGCCGCCGCGCGCGCGTTCATCCGGACGGCGATTGTGCCGCTGATGAAGTACGGATTCGGGCCGGGGCGGGGTGGGGCGTCGCTCGGAACGACTTCCGGCAACGGCCGTGTGGGTACCGGTTCCTGA